The sequence ccgaaaccgacaattattcttcggtttttacttttaatgtattttcagtagaaaaattaaaaatttagaaatgaaaaacaaatattttcatccaagtatttcctgacaattaaaattcaaaagactgtttattaatttaatttaaaaaaagaatgcaGTGTTTTTAACAATgacttagttattttcaaatatccaaaaaaagtaTGGAGTACTGGCTGAcacggtgcgcttcgccaccccaattaaaagaaagaaatagtactattaagtctccctttgtgaattaataataatttaggaTAACATGTCTCTAGTTTCAAGTTTATTGGTTCATTGAAATGTGAATTCTAGCTCATTCGAAACATgttattagaattaaaaaagtaccataaagatCATATTTTGTATTCCCACTCAGCATTATGaatgcaaaatttcatatttctgggcccattattattgaaaatgcaaaagaaatgtaCCAGTAAGGTCACCTTTTGCGAATTCTAACTCATTTAGAATAGTGTGTgtctaatttttaggtttattattataaaatattccaaaagtactattacaataaagaaataatacTATAGCCAGCTATTATGTACATAAGTACCAATTTTCCACAAttgaaatcaaagtaatttcctgattatagtttcaatattatagaaaattcaaaaagtaccatttttaagaacgaaaaagtacttcTTAGTTTGGTACAGTTCTCCTTTTTTGAATCCTATTCTAttgagtttgaattttaaatttgtatagcatttcctatattattaactgattttgtttctataacacttgatatttaataaattatcacaaaaccgaccgAAACCGAtcagttttcaattttttaaaacccaaaccgcggttttgaaattcttcggtttttcgGAAACTCtttatgtatctacacaaatttttcacAATGAAATCTAatatcacctaattttatgatgatcggtctataattagtcatagctcccatataacacACTTCGCTCATGTAGGTATTATAtgtttttagcatatttttataCTATCAAATTATACTTGTGTAtgtaatattataatatttaagaaacaagTCCATAATCGCAACCtatcggttttcaattttttaaaatgcaattcattaaaatttcaaaacatgaCAAACTCaacaataaattatataaattggaTCATTAACTACTGAAATAAAAGTTCTAAGTGGGGCCTTGACAGtggagtttccgatctatgtataTTTATCTGTGGTTcaaatcttttatatttttagttatattttatttttttaatatttttttaaattaccatTTTATGAGAACTGCATTGGAGACATCTTagataataataattgaaaacaattaaaatacatacatatatttttcattttaaataataacgtttcgtaatatttaaattttccatcatttcaaatttaactttaatttagaaattaaaataaatattttgtaagtcaagacatacaatttttgtatttgaacatttattttgatactatcccactcgcatcccactacgagaccaataagcttttaaaggaatagacctaagctttcttttgagcaaaaaaaaaattaaaaaaaggactccttttgaaaaaaagttccaTTTTGccggaaaaaaatcaaaaattgtatatcttgagttacaaaacatttattttgttatatatcccactcgcatcccactaagcgaccaaattgatcttaaaggactagacccaagctttcttttcagcaaaaaaaaattttaacacaagggtccattttggaaaaaaaagttagattttgaaaaaaaaaaataaaaaattgcatgttttgagttacaaaacatttattttgaaaaatatcccactaagccaccaaataggtctgaaaggaaaatatccaagctttcttttgagcaaaaaaaaaaaattaaaaaagggtccattttgaaaaaaaaagtcaacaaagtttttgattttgcaaaaaaagtcaaaaattgcatgttttgagttacaaaacattttgaaaaaaagttaaaaaagtttttgatttcggaaaaaaaatatttaaaattttttattttttttttaaatattttttttcgaaagattgaagaaatagctatctaaactatttggaacacattttgctaagaacaataggtaataagttacatggatgagaaaaatcacatgtttggccaaaatgtcaaattttgaccccctccaACTCAGAGAGATCtgcaccgatcttgttgaaaccCCTGATTTGTAACCgatcatcccgatcggaagacatcgattttaaaagttgatttacttgacgtgaaatcccccatatacattgtgggatcgcaaatgaaaaatgtagaaattacaaacgtaatgataaacttataaacTTATAGGCtataaaaatttggtgaaaaaaatattcgggtgaaaaaaatgttcgtGATAAAACATTATATAggtaaaaaacaaattgttgaagaaaaatattggaacaataatataataaaagttgattatgaataagggggtTAATGTTTAACTTACCATAAGAACTGCATTGAAGATGACTTTGATTTTTGTATAGGTATTATTTCACTTAACACTTTTTCAACATATATTTCATGCCTATtcgacacaattttttttaattatattattatttctttatatttattaattagattttacatttttttcttattcactttttatttaaaataaagaaattgctCTGCTTTTTtccctaaattttattttgaatgcttcatcaaattattttaaatttatttcacatatttttttttaaataattttttttttattttatatttatttctttaaatttctttaccTCACAAAATTGCAcagatttaatattttaattatacatgtatacatacatacatatttttaaataattagcaATTATGATTATTTCGAATTATTACTTTATATTTCATattcaacataatttttatttctttatacacactaattaaatatattttaaatttttttcttattcactttaaatttcaaataaacaaattgcTCTGCTTTTTTccctaaatattattttgaatgcttaatttacacacatttttattttatacactttctttaaatttctaataatataattaattaaatatattttaaattttattcatattcactttttatttcaaataaacaaattgcTCTGCTTTTTtccctaaattttattttgaatgctttttgaaatttattaaaattttaaatacctatattttttttattttaaacactttcattaaatttctttatttcacacaaatttatatatatataagtgtgATAATTATGGATAAATTGCTCTGCTTTTTTCcctaaaaaactttttcaacatTATGTATCATATTTagcaaacttttttattttaatttttttaattaattttccttgctatttaaatttttttatattttatttgaattatattaattatatattaatttcaatttcctttatttattcacttattcaaattatttacatattaaaatttcaCCTTTATTTCCGCTTTGCACTTATTTCAGTAACCAAATATCCGTTAcactttatttacaaaaacactTCAAAACAAACTTTTTGACGTAACTCTATTTCTATTCATTTATTCTATTGCttttactttaatttctttACACTAGATGGCCGGAACCTAACAACATCTAAAGCCCGCGAACTTTTGACAAACCAGAACTTGTACAAAGAGGAAGGAAAAGAACTAACAGCAAAAAAACgacaaattgttaattttttgcaccaacattttcatattaaattttacactttGCAACAAACTAACTATTTACACATATCAAACAAGTGTTTAACTTCATGTGTATAcacttttttcttttgaaattgataattaaatatattaatttattaatttaatctaACACCTTCCACTAAGACATTCTAATTCAACAACTAAAAACCGCGGACTAAATGACAATCCAATAAGACAATAGAGTTGTATTCTTTAGTTGAAAGTGTTATAAAAATCTtctatttgttatattttggcagctctgctgttgttttgtttttgtatatacgCCTTTGACAGTTCTTGGGCATACAACAACTACTACTACCActgtaaacaaaacaacatataaaaaatcctttttttgttaaaatttttgcatttattgtttttcgatttttattaattaaaatttactcgAAATTAAAAGGCAACTACAAATCCAAAGTGTTTATCGTATAGAGCattaattgcataaagaattttGTGTAATTGTACAATTAATAGTATTATAACAAAACTAGCAAACAGGAATTATTTTGTTATTCGTCAAGGCAAGGCGTCTTTTTTTGTGTGGCATTTTATAAATGGCaaccaattaaaataattattttttatctataccCAAACGAGAACAAAGGATTATtgtgttaatatttaatttttgtttggaaGTCAATGTAAGTATAagtgaattttaattaatgaaaatgcttattatttataaaattattaaaattattttgtttttttcgttaatattagtgattttttaaGGGAGGTTGATTACGTGCTGTAATGTGTTAATAATTGATAATTATGTATGTGgccaaattcaatagaaaatcgtagctgattataatttttatgcaaaggattattgtaatttttataattgaCTTTTGATTTCGTTTAGTTTAATTattagtaaaaattataaataaaatcttaattttgagattaaaaaaataaattatttgtaataaattgtacctataattttttaataatttatgtacatataaaggATTTCTATacgattttgttgttgcatatcAAAATATGAAGAAGTATTTTCTTtagcatttcaaaaatttctacaagttgtttttatccaaaaatgtttataatttctttagcattgacaatttaaaaattgtacaaagtTCTTAAAATAAGGTTATTTTGCGTTCAACtacacattcattcattcaaataaagtttttaaaacatttaaatcaaacaaatttaaattttccactaaaataaataataaatataacataTTTTCTTCTCAGCATATGCCAAATGTTTATTCAGTTACCTCAATAActaataataatttacattctaaagtttttaaaaattttaatcatatttttaaattgaaaatattttaataacctcaattaaaaaatccatattttaatattcttaaaaagCAGAAATAGAAGAATGTTACAATAGGAATTTGCTGAATAATTGCAGTTAATTATTATGGAATATAGTGTAACTGATATTTTATTTCCAAACTAAACTTTTAATAGGtagttttgagttttttttatccatttttatacaattattgCTCATTATTTTAACtaactaatatttaaattatagtgtttttttgttagtaaaacaatcgtggctgtttttatttatttaactaactgagcatttaattaaattataacaacaaataatttaacatattttttcttcctTTCAGCATTTAATAACTTTTCAAATCCCTCACCATGGCCTTACAAATGAATTCGTATGTTAACACTGTGACACAAAATAATCATCACAATAAACAACTTTCCTTTACCATAATACCCATCACAGAAGGTGCCTTAAACAAAACCAACGGCAATGTAGCCGATATGCCAACATCAACACAGAAACCTCCGGATTTAACATTTCATTGTATGTGTTGTGAAGAGTATTTCATTAGCCCGTTTCTAATGTATGAGCATCTCAATACTAAACATGCCGACTTGCCAGAACCTCAAGAATCCGAAGAGGAATTAGATGATGAAAAAGACTATAGTTGGGTATTTGAGCCGTTGTGTGAATTGGTGGCACCCGAAGAAGGAGGACCAACGAAAGTACCGGAAAATGGTCAACCGGCAGAGGATGATGACTCAGACTCAGATGATTCAGATTCGGATGATGATTCAAGTTCTTCGTCTTCATCGAGTTCTTCATCGTCGTCGTCAGACAGTTCATCAAATACGAATAGTAACACAAACACACAAGATGAGATGACCAGAGATTCGTCGTTGGTGGCGGCTAAACCTGCCTTAACTATGGATGACAATACTACTATGGAGGTAATGGAGGAGGCTGCTTATGAAGAAGTTGAGGCAGTTTCTTTACACTCTCAAAACTCCCAAAATAATGCTATTCATTTAAAAGTAGCTGATCCCAGAGAGTCAACCTCAATAATACTCCTAAATCCTCCTTTAGTAGAGACAACAATGCCTCCCATTATGGCCCAGCCGGTGAGAAGGGGAAGAGGTCGCCGCAGTGCTGCTCAACAGGCGGCCATTGAAATGTCTTCTTTAATAAGTGGCGAACCGAAATGTTTTCAATGCAGCCATTGTGAAGCCAGTTTTCCCAGTGCTGGGGATCTGTCCAAACATGTGCGCTGTCACATCACCAACAAACCCTTTCAGTGTTCCATATGTGAAAAGACTTTTACCCATATTGGCAGTTTAAACACTCACATACGTATACACAGTGGCGAGAAGCCTTACAAATGTGATTTGTGTTCCAAGGCCTTTACACAATCCAGTAGTTTAATGGTCCATTTGAGATCGCATTCCATCAAGAAACCCCATCAGTGTCATTTGTGTGATAAGGGTTTCGTGAACTCTACATCTTTGGTCATACACTTAAAAACCCATAAGGATGGCGCCCGTTATTCTTGCACAGAATGCgataaaagttttaaacatgAAGCTCAGCTTAAAGAACACATGAGCATGCACAATCAAACCTTGGTTTATCAGTGTTCAATATGTCGCAGTGCTTTTGCCAGTTCCTCGGAATTAGTACAACATATGAAATGTCACATGGGCGAGAAACCATTCACCTGTTCCATATGCGATCGATCCTTTACCCAATCCGGCAGTCTTAACATTCATATGAGGATACACACCGGAGAGAAACCATTCAATTGTAAACTTTGTAATAAGTCCTTCACACAGGCATCCAGCTTAAGTGTACACATGAAAATTCATTCTGGCGAGAAGCCATTTCCCTGTCATATTTGTGGTAAATCCTATAGTCAGGCTGCCTATCTCAACAAGCATATACAACACCATGTAGAGGCTCAAAAACAAGGCTTAGAGCCGGCCTGTACTGTACCCAATGAAACATTGCTGTGTATTGTATGCGGTGAATTGCATAAGGATGCTACTTCATTGGCCTTGCATGTGACACAACGACATGCTGCTCTCTTGCATAATATGAAGGAAAATAAGCAATTCAATAATGCAGAAATCTCAGAGGAAGAACGAATACAACAGGAGCAGCAATATATACAGCAAATGCAATTGTTAATGCAAATGCAACAGCAGATGATAAATAAtacacaacagcagcagcaactgcAAAATGCTGAACAAATGCCGACCATGGAGGAAGAGGTGGATGAAGAGGAGGATGATGATGAAGAAGGAAATGAAACTATACAAAATACTCAAGTTGAGGATGATCTCAATGAATCACTtgaagaagaggaggaggagGAAGATGAAGAAAATGAAGTTATGGAAGAGCAACAGCAAGACTTTAACAATCAAGAGGACTATGAAGAACTAGAAAATGAACAGGGTTTGGTGGCTGAAGAGGAACAAGAATTAGAGCAAGTAGACGAGGAGGAGGAGGAAGAAAATTATGTGCAGcaaaatgttttacaaaataatgcaaataATCACCAAACCTATGAGAATGAATCTGAATTCGAAGAAGACGACGATGAAGATGAGGAAATGAATGATATTGAAATGTTAGATGCCACTAATAATTCCATACCTTTAAACCACAGTGTTAATAACGGCTATATGGCCGATATGAAAGATATTGAAATGTCAGAATATCCATTTTTGGAAGGCGCCGAATATGATGATTACGATGATTATGCCGCCGAAGAAGAAGTCGAAACTGAagaataattttagtttatgtACTAAAGcgtacatattttattaattttacgtattttatttaatattaagtttaaaatttaactcaaaataattaaatatagaaattgcctcaaattttaaattttttttagtaatttgtcaataaaatttttattttttaagtcatggcttagtattaaattaaatattttcaaattagcaTAAGCCTTTTTCTGTtaagtaaattattaaaataagtttttattttttaaggataTTTATTAGAAGCTAAATTAATTGtcatataaacaacatatttaaaagttttttgcttaATTCTGATTATAAATACGGTCATATGTATTAAGAGAAACCATTtgcttaatttattttaagtttataaaattaataaataaattaaaacaaatactagAACAGTTATTCCTTTTTACAGAagattgaacaaaaatttccaTTGTATCTATTAATTTAAAGCCAATTAAAGCCACAAAAAGGCTCAAGAACATGGACACTAGAGCAGATTCAGTAGCATTTTTTCACTAGCATAAAAATTAtactaacatttattttttcaaaactatttttttgctattattgaCTATAAACATAATctgtttcaatttgaaaaaataatctGTTTTTTGGGATTTCAAACAAAgtatgtgttattaattttattaagaattatttctgcaatgcatttattattaaacACCTTAATCAGGCAAATAATGTACAGAGTTTActtgtcaaaacaaaaaatttttaaattttccataatattgttatagaaTCTTAACTAAATTACACTAGATTAAACGATTAATTATAAAAGGGATTATAAGTAACCCAATGGGCTCTTGTCTGTTCTTGTTCACTTTTGTGTGAGGTAAATAATGATTTATAGACATCACTGGCTTTGGGATCTTTGGCCACACTATAATCGGTCTTCAAACGTTTTATCTCGGGATCCTCTAAAGCGCCTGAAGTGATTCCTAAACGTTTGGGATTAGCTACAAGTTTATGTTTAACTGATTGGGATGATGAAGAGGTTGAAGCGCCATTAACTTTTGATTCAGAGCTTGTTGTTTCTTCTGCAGCAGATTTGCTGGTTGATGGTAAATTTGGATCTTGCGTTTCAGATGAAGATTTTGTTTCTTCTTTTACTTCCAATTCTGCACCATTTACTTTCGACTTTTTATCTTTCTTATCTTTTTTGCTAGCTTTCTTTTTAGCCTGTCGCATTTCGATTTTAACTTTCATCAATTCCAAATCCTCATCGCTAGCATTTAAGACAATGACATCCTCCACGGCAAATGGTTGTTGACAGCTTGGACAAGTGCCCGAGGAACTGCATTTGATTTCTTTTAAAGCTCTTTCGGACATAACACAGCCACAGGTCCATAACCCTACAAAACGAAATTTTCCAGACATTTCCAAGCCAATCAATTTACAAACATAGGGAGCATGTCTGGTATCTAGTAAACCTTCGGTTTTGTCTTCTTCAGTAAAGGCAGGATTGGGTGTTAAATTCAACTCTTTAAtatctttcatatttttaatgtgCTTAACTGCTTCTGGCATTTTATCCTTTTCCAACAATTGTTCAATGACATTTTGCTTAGAATACAAACGCCCTAAACCACACATAACAATGGGTTCTTGCAGACGTTGCTGGGTTAAGGCACAGTGCAGCCAACGAAATTCACGTTCAGCATCTTTGTCTTTCTGAAAATAAAGCCAGAGTATTTAATTTTAGGGAAAATCCTGGATAAATATATAAGTATTGGAACAAGGCAATGTGTCTTGTTGGTAAATAAACTCTACCTGTTCTGGTTTCTTTTTTAGGCGCACCAACTCATCGCGTCTGGGTATAGTACCTCCATCACATCCCATTTTATTGGTTTATAATAAATGTATTATTAGTTGTTctgatttttaacaaaaataattgaaaatttacgctttttcgtgattttttttctaatttcacaaaataaatacagatgtttgtaacacaacaataaatttcatacaaCGAAGCTTCTATATATATTAATTCCATGCAAGGTTGCATTTATTGATTATTGTATAACAGTTATTACTACTAtaataaactgttataaaaaGGTGGGTTTCAATACATCACAAGTAAATATATGGATTTATAACCGATTTGTGCAGTtgattaataatataataatctaTAATTATATTGTAGTCAAACAGTTTGCTTTGAGAAAGAATATAGATACAAATTTGAGTGTTTTTGTAAAGTCagcttttttcaatattttatctCTATAACATCAAACTAGAGCTTTTgcacaaaacaaaattattgaacGAAAACTGgctaaaatgaaaaatgctACTGCGGTTGTGAGGTTTTTAACATATCttagattttaaaaactttattttattcaaggCTGGCTaaataatcgaaaataaaataataattcaataaataattccatattattatttttggttttgaaatCTATCAAAATAATACCGCTAAGTTACCGTTACCGGTattctaaaataataataaccttacccttttcaaataatatttctgttttattaaaataaaaattagtaaaatatacCCATGTCTGATTTCCGTTACAATAAAAATCGTTTCACAGCCATTAACTattgtttgtaaacaaacagaaaaacagCTGGGCAATGCAATGTTTtcattgaatatattttaaggaaatttaaacataaatttatgaatttcttagtttatttatcaaaaaataattttaaatttaaatagtataaaaaaatcgaaagaaAATGCCGGAATATATGCAATGGCAGTATCCTGATATACCAGAGGAGGTTAAGTATGTTAGAGAAcaagtattttttcaaaatattttactaattttataaatttccataatatatagtaaactgttaatgcaaaatgataaaaatctAGTAATAGTTGGTGTTATAGGGAAATCTGCATTTCCCGATTGCAACAAAATGGTCGGTTTAGAAGTGCTAGACCGTCATCCAAGTCTGATAAAACATGAGCCAAAAGAGGTACGTTTTGCTTGAGGTATTGGTGTTTTAATCGCTAtacaagttttaattttatttaatttagggacaaatacaattttattataaacctATGGAATctatattatttttacattttgagACCACTTACGATGTGGCTTGCATGCAAAAAATGCTTTTGGAAGAGTTGGAACAACAAACATTTGATCAGTTTCTAACATTTCATCAAAAGATGCGTAATCGTTTTGCGCGCATGTTTCTGTTTGCCACACAAGTATGTCATTTAATAGTGTTTGTGGAATTAAGTGTCACCTTTGATGCTTCATTGTTGGGCATGTTTAAGGCTTTAAAGATTATAAGGTAAAAATAGAACTATTTTTAGGagttaaagttttttatttttattcatattttgcaGAGACCATcatgttttaaagtttttgccaaaattaatgaaaaatactAGCACTGGTTTTTTGCTGGGCAAATGTGCCAGATTATGTTCTCCTaggcttttatttttattcgaaaatttgcCTAATGGTCATggtaagtttttaattaaatgaaattctttagatttttttcaaaataatatatttatcatttagaaaaaaataaagaagccATTTCAAAATCTGAATTTGATGTTGAggataatatata comes from Calliphora vicina chromosome 2, idCalVici1.1, whole genome shotgun sequence and encodes:
- the LOC135950424 gene encoding zinc finger protein 768, giving the protein MALQMNSYVNTVTQNNHHNKQLSFTIIPITEGALNKTNGNVADMPTSTQKPPDLTFHCMCCEEYFISPFLMYEHLNTKHADLPEPQESEEELDDEKDYSWVFEPLCELVAPEEGGPTKVPENGQPAEDDDSDSDDSDSDDDSSSSSSSSSSSSSSDSSSNTNSNTNTQDEMTRDSSLVAAKPALTMDDNTTMEVMEEAAYEEVEAVSLHSQNSQNNAIHLKVADPRESTSIILLNPPLVETTMPPIMAQPVRRGRGRRSAAQQAAIEMSSLISGEPKCFQCSHCEASFPSAGDLSKHVRCHITNKPFQCSICEKTFTHIGSLNTHIRIHSGEKPYKCDLCSKAFTQSSSLMVHLRSHSIKKPHQCHLCDKGFVNSTSLVIHLKTHKDGARYSCTECDKSFKHEAQLKEHMSMHNQTLVYQCSICRSAFASSSELVQHMKCHMGEKPFTCSICDRSFTQSGSLNIHMRIHTGEKPFNCKLCNKSFTQASSLSVHMKIHSGEKPFPCHICGKSYSQAAYLNKHIQHHVEAQKQGLEPACTVPNETLLCIVCGELHKDATSLALHVTQRHAALLHNMKENKQFNNAEISEEERIQQEQQYIQQMQLLMQMQQQMINNTQQQQQLQNAEQMPTMEEEVDEEEDDDEEGNETIQNTQVEDDLNESLEEEEEEEDEENEVMEEQQQDFNNQEDYEELENEQGLVAEEEQELEQVDEEEEEENYVQQNVLQNNANNHQTYENESEFEEDDDEDEEMNDIEMLDATNNSIPLNHSVNNGYMADMKDIEMSEYPFLEGAEYDDYDDYAAEEEVETEE
- the LOC135951824 gene encoding replication termination factor 2, which gives rise to MGCDGGTIPRRDELVRLKKKPEQKDKDAEREFRWLHCALTQQRLQEPIVMCGLGRLYSKQNVIEQLLEKDKMPEAVKHIKNMKDIKELNLTPNPAFTEEDKTEGLLDTRHAPYVCKLIGLEMSGKFRFVGLWTCGCVMSERALKEIKCSSSGTCPSCQQPFAVEDVIVLNASDEDLELMKVKIEMRQAKKKASKKDKKDKKSKVNGAELEVKEETKSSSETQDPNLPSTSKSAAEETTSSESKVNGASTSSSSQSVKHKLVANPKRLGITSGALEDPEIKRLKTDYSVAKDPKASDVYKSLFTSHKSEQEQTRAHWVTYNPFYN